One genomic window of Phycisphaerales bacterium includes the following:
- a CDS encoding iron ABC transporter permease — translation MHALTLRRLIEQTLVVLLIAFLALALIYPIVLTIRGGFASDPGGDGGWTIAHVLRVFRDPVTREGLFNAFWIATGTTILSGLIAVPLALLAARHTFPFKGVFSALILVPLILPPFVGAIGFRAIMGREGMLNTLLGTDWDVMGEAKGLGVVIVQALHLYPILYLNATAALANLDPAMNEAAENLGAGPWRRFTRITLPLIRPGLFAGGTIVFIWAFTELGTPLMFDYDRVTAVQIFYGLSEVEGSARPYALTFVLLAASLAAYAAGKLAFGRRGYAMSMRATRAGSEVPLKGGRGWLAAGAFLLVTILAVAPHVGVILMSVSGVGQWYQSLLPKSFTMAHFGVALGSDAAFRSIVNSLVYSALAVVLNATIGVTVGYLIVRTKAVGRSVLDTLCMLPLAVPGLVLAFGFVAVSLAWPFRGTLNLGLGEVGAPLDGVVSVVGVDPNPIPLLVLAYAVRRLPYIVRSVVAGLEQTSGEMEEAALNLGATRLRAIRSVVLPLILANIIAGALLVFAFSMLEVSDSLLLAQKQDDWPITRAIYAFSNRQGDGPYIASAMGVWGMALLTITLVGASVLLGKKMGAIFRV, via the coding sequence ATGCACGCACTCACCCTGCGCCGGCTCATCGAGCAGACGCTGGTCGTGCTGCTCATCGCGTTCCTCGCCCTGGCGCTCATCTATCCGATCGTGCTGACGATCCGCGGCGGCTTCGCGAGTGATCCCGGTGGCGACGGCGGCTGGACCATCGCCCACGTGCTCCGCGTGTTCCGAGACCCCGTGACCCGTGAGGGCCTCTTCAACGCGTTCTGGATCGCCACGGGCACGACCATCCTCAGCGGGCTCATCGCGGTGCCGCTGGCGCTCTTGGCGGCACGGCACACGTTTCCGTTCAAGGGCGTGTTCAGCGCGCTCATCCTCGTGCCGCTCATCCTGCCGCCGTTCGTGGGCGCCATCGGCTTCCGTGCCATCATGGGCCGCGAGGGCATGCTCAACACGCTGCTGGGCACCGACTGGGACGTCATGGGCGAGGCCAAGGGCCTGGGCGTCGTCATCGTGCAGGCGCTGCACCTCTACCCCATCCTCTACCTCAACGCGACGGCGGCGCTGGCGAACCTCGACCCGGCCATGAACGAGGCCGCCGAGAACCTGGGCGCGGGCCCGTGGCGTCGATTCACCCGCATCACGCTGCCGCTCATCCGTCCGGGGTTGTTCGCCGGCGGCACCATCGTCTTCATCTGGGCGTTCACCGAGCTCGGCACGCCGCTGATGTTCGACTACGACCGCGTGACGGCGGTGCAGATCTTCTACGGCCTCAGCGAGGTCGAGGGCTCGGCAAGGCCCTACGCGCTCACGTTCGTGCTCTTGGCGGCTTCGCTTGCGGCGTATGCGGCGGGCAAGCTCGCATTCGGTCGTCGTGGCTACGCCATGAGCATGAGGGCGACCCGCGCCGGGAGCGAGGTGCCGTTGAAGGGCGGTCGGGGCTGGCTCGCGGCCGGAGCGTTCCTGCTGGTGACGATCCTGGCGGTCGCGCCGCACGTGGGCGTCATCCTCATGAGCGTCAGCGGCGTGGGCCAGTGGTACCAGAGCCTCTTGCCCAAGAGCTTCACGATGGCCCACTTCGGCGTGGCCTTGGGAAGCGACGCGGCGTTTCGATCCATCGTGAACAGCCTCGTGTACTCGGCCCTGGCCGTCGTGCTCAACGCAACGATCGGCGTGACGGTGGGATACCTCATCGTGCGTACCAAGGCGGTCGGCCGGAGCGTGCTCGATACGCTGTGCATGCTGCCCTTGGCGGTGCCCGGGCTGGTGCTGGCATTCGGCTTCGTCGCGGTCAGCCTGGCCTGGCCCTTCCGCGGCACGCTCAACCTCGGTCTCGGCGAGGTCGGCGCCCCGCTGGACGGCGTGGTCTCGGTGGTGGGGGTCGATCCGAATCCGATCCCGCTCCTGGTGCTTGCGTACGCCGTGCGCCGTCTGCCGTACATCGTGCGGTCGGTCGTGGCGGGGCTCGAGCAGACCAGCGGCGAGATGGAAGAGGCCGCGTTGAACCTGGGCGCGACGCGGCTGCGGGCGATCCGAAGCGTGGTGCTGCCGCTGATCCTTGCCAACATCATCGCCGGGGCGCTGCTGGTGTTCGCCTTCAGCATGCTGGAGGTCTCCGACAGCCTCCTGCTGGCCCAGAAGCAGGACGACTGGCCCATCACGCGGGCCATCTACGCCTTCAGCAATCGCCAGGGCGACGGCCCGTACATCGCCAGCGCCATGGGCGTGTGGGGCATGGCGTTGCTGACGATCACCCTGGTGGGGGCGAGCGTGCTGCTGGGCAAGAAGATGGGGGCGATCTTCAGGGTCTAG
- a CDS encoding pitrilysin family protein, translating to MAIEIRELACGAVLLVEPMAGVKSCALTWTLPAGAAAEPEGKLGIAGIAAEMAQRGAGGRSSREHADALDAAGVGRSLDAGVRTSRLSATFVGQDLARAVPLLADTIVRPAMDEASFAPAKSLALQELEALADDPQEWAGVEAMARHLPSPLNRSTYGTREGLESCTHADAVAFLEQGYVPRGSIIALAGDVDPLLAQETLNKALDGWTGKAAEPMAQGSVERGTHHVDDDGAQVQVMVIRDAPRDGTPEAACERLATAVLSGGMSGRLFTEVREKRGLCYAVHAGYTPEREAGWVTAYVGTTPERAAESLEVLRAELDRIATKDGAPTEEELERARVGLKSRIVFGGESTAARAGAMANDYRKLARCRTLEERVAEIDAVTLDALRAHLASFDRGEPTVLTLGQSLAARPAGAEA from the coding sequence ATGGCGATCGAGATCCGAGAACTGGCGTGCGGGGCGGTGCTGCTGGTCGAGCCGATGGCCGGCGTGAAGAGCTGCGCCCTGACCTGGACCCTGCCCGCTGGCGCCGCCGCCGAGCCCGAGGGCAAGCTGGGCATCGCGGGCATCGCGGCGGAGATGGCCCAGCGTGGCGCGGGCGGGCGCAGCAGCCGCGAGCACGCAGACGCGCTCGACGCCGCTGGCGTGGGCCGCAGCCTCGACGCGGGGGTCCGAACGAGCCGTCTCTCGGCGACGTTCGTGGGCCAGGACCTCGCCCGGGCCGTCCCGCTGCTGGCCGACACGATCGTCCGCCCGGCGATGGACGAAGCCTCGTTTGCCCCCGCGAAGAGCCTGGCGTTGCAGGAACTGGAGGCCCTCGCCGACGATCCGCAGGAGTGGGCGGGCGTCGAGGCCATGGCCCGGCACCTGCCGTCGCCGCTGAACCGATCGACCTATGGCACGCGGGAGGGGCTTGAGTCGTGCACGCACGCCGACGCGGTGGCGTTCCTCGAGCAGGGCTACGTGCCGCGCGGGAGCATCATCGCGCTGGCCGGCGACGTCGATCCGCTGCTCGCCCAGGAGACGTTGAACAAGGCCCTCGATGGGTGGACCGGCAAGGCCGCCGAGCCCATGGCACAGGGTTCGGTCGAGCGCGGCACGCACCACGTCGACGACGACGGCGCCCAGGTGCAGGTCATGGTCATCCGAGATGCCCCGCGCGACGGCACGCCCGAGGCCGCGTGCGAGCGCCTGGCGACGGCGGTGCTCAGCGGCGGCATGTCGGGACGCTTGTTCACCGAGGTGCGCGAGAAGCGCGGCCTGTGCTATGCCGTCCACGCCGGGTACACGCCCGAGCGTGAGGCCGGCTGGGTGACGGCCTACGTCGGCACGACGCCCGAGCGGGCGGCCGAATCGCTCGAGGTTCTCCGGGCCGAGCTCGACCGCATCGCCACCAAAGACGGCGCGCCCACCGAAGAAGAGCTCGAACGCGCTCGCGTGGGGCTCAAGAGCCGCATCGTGTTCGGCGGCGAGTCGACGGCGGCGAGGGCGGGCGCGATGGCCAACGACTACCGCAAGCTGGCCCGCTGCCGGACGCTCGAGGAGCGCGTCGCCGAGATCGACGCCGTGACGCTCGACGCATTGCGGGCGCACCTGGCGAGCTTCGATCGCGGGGAGCCCACCGTCCTGACGCTCGGACAGTCGCTGGCCGCCCGGCCCGCCGGGGCGGAGGCCTGA
- the dapB gene encoding 4-hydroxy-tetrahydrodipicolinate reductase, producing the protein MNQPASILLVGASGALGSRIDALADKDDRFRVVARITRSHPHAHARALAHENREIIVDFSHFDAIADSIDLARTRGAPLLIGTTGLDREHLEALERLAADVPVLVAPNTSVGCVVLVQMVRKISCALGENFSPSIAEWHRSGKRDAPSGTANALKRAIEHADDGAVRLGDQAVVSVRAGSIVGEHVVRFDGPDETIELKHTAHSRDLFARGALRAAAWLVDQQPGSYDMVDALGLRDEESQNPL; encoded by the coding sequence ATGAACCAACCCGCTTCCATCCTGCTCGTCGGCGCTTCGGGCGCCCTCGGCTCACGCATCGATGCCCTCGCGGACAAAGACGATCGCTTCCGCGTCGTTGCACGCATCACGCGGTCGCACCCGCACGCCCACGCGCGCGCCCTGGCGCACGAAAATCGCGAAATCATCGTTGATTTCTCGCATTTCGACGCGATCGCGGATTCGATCGATCTGGCGCGCACGCGAGGCGCGCCGCTGCTGATCGGTACCACCGGGCTCGATCGAGAGCACCTCGAAGCGCTCGAGCGGCTCGCCGCCGACGTCCCCGTGCTCGTTGCGCCCAACACCTCCGTTGGGTGCGTCGTGCTCGTTCAGATGGTCCGAAAAATTTCTTGCGCGCTGGGTGAAAATTTTTCTCCATCGATCGCAGAATGGCACCGTTCGGGCAAGCGCGATGCGCCGTCGGGCACCGCAAATGCGCTCAAGCGGGCCATCGAACACGCCGACGACGGAGCCGTGAGGCTTGGAGATCAGGCCGTCGTGTCGGTGCGCGCAGGCTCGATCGTGGGCGAGCACGTCGTTCGCTTCGACGGACCCGACGAGACCATCGAACTCAAGCACACGGCGCACTCGCGCGACCTGTTTGCCCGCGGGGCGCTCCGCGCCGCGGCCTGGCTGGTTGACCAGCAACCGGGCTCTTACGACATGGTCGATGCGCTCGGCCTGCGCGACGAAGAGTCGCAAAACCCGCTCTGA